One region of Pseudoalteromonas luteoviolacea genomic DNA includes:
- a CDS encoding slipin family protein, which yields MKFRKQHTVSPTQRVFVYKNKQFERVLGPGKHNFWDFNNQLEFITYSIDSLYFAAPDAVRMYHTHSDLHAHISHFKLAEQEVGLLYFNDALKGVVAPGESLYLWKDAGEIRLERIDISEQFYVEETTLKLIEKAGLNLASKLIKSPKTSACKPIYEITIEREHIGFLFADNELVRELPAGRYGLWQFNRDFELQTFDCRTVSAQAGADIYDKHKGITSISHQVLGPEEVGLLYVNQVLKGIVPPGEHLYLWKEAGDIHMERVDISNNLYVEDNLLTSINQSGLNNASKLFKAPTTKVSDPIVDVSIESDHIGLLYVNNMLVRELPPGRYGLWQFNHNIELKVFDCRTQMLEVSGQEILSKDRVSLRINLSASIKIIDTKLAAQSVEDIESFAYNALQLALREAVGTQDLDNLLLDKLYINETVKDIVDERLHAVGVELNHVGMKDIILPGEMKTILNQVVEAQKAAEANVIKRREETAATRSLHNTAKVMENNPTLMRLKELEALEKIADKIESLTVYGGLDGLMNNVVNLGDQQQRRETNV from the coding sequence ATGAAATTTAGAAAACAACACACTGTTTCACCCACACAGCGCGTATTCGTATATAAAAATAAGCAATTTGAGCGCGTACTCGGCCCTGGTAAGCACAACTTTTGGGACTTTAATAATCAACTTGAGTTTATCACTTACAGCATAGACTCATTATATTTTGCTGCGCCTGATGCAGTTCGCATGTACCACACACACTCAGATCTTCATGCACATATCAGTCATTTTAAACTGGCTGAGCAAGAAGTTGGATTGTTGTATTTTAATGACGCCTTGAAAGGAGTTGTTGCGCCGGGAGAGAGCTTATACCTTTGGAAAGATGCAGGTGAGATCCGCTTAGAACGAATAGACATCAGTGAACAGTTTTACGTTGAAGAAACCACCTTAAAGCTCATCGAAAAAGCAGGGCTTAATCTGGCCTCAAAGCTAATTAAAAGTCCGAAAACCTCGGCATGTAAGCCGATTTATGAGATCACCATTGAACGTGAACACATTGGCTTTTTATTTGCCGACAACGAACTTGTCCGCGAGCTACCGGCTGGTCGCTATGGCCTATGGCAATTCAATCGCGATTTTGAATTACAAACCTTTGACTGTCGCACAGTTTCAGCACAAGCCGGAGCAGATATCTATGACAAACATAAAGGAATCACTAGCATTTCTCATCAAGTACTGGGGCCTGAAGAAGTGGGACTATTGTATGTCAATCAAGTCTTAAAAGGCATTGTGCCTCCTGGGGAGCACCTATATCTATGGAAAGAGGCTGGTGATATCCATATGGAGAGGGTCGATATCAGTAACAATCTGTATGTAGAGGACAACCTTTTAACAAGTATTAACCAATCTGGTCTCAATAACGCCAGCAAACTGTTTAAAGCACCAACAACAAAAGTGAGCGATCCAATTGTTGATGTATCGATTGAAAGTGACCATATCGGACTTTTATATGTTAATAACATGCTGGTACGAGAGCTACCACCGGGACGCTATGGACTATGGCAGTTTAACCACAATATTGAACTAAAGGTATTTGATTGTAGAACACAAATGCTAGAGGTATCGGGTCAAGAAATCTTAAGTAAAGACAGAGTAAGTCTGCGAATTAATTTAAGTGCAAGTATCAAAATTATCGATACCAAACTCGCAGCGCAAAGTGTTGAAGACATCGAATCATTTGCTTATAACGCTTTACAATTAGCACTTCGAGAGGCTGTAGGCACTCAAGATTTAGACAACTTACTGCTTGATAAACTCTATATCAACGAAACCGTCAAGGACATCGTTGATGAGCGATTACATGCAGTGGGAGTTGAGCTAAATCACGTGGGTATGAAAGACATTATCTTACCTGGAGAGATGAAAACAATTTTGAATCAGGTCGTTGAAGCGCAAAAAGCCGCTGAAGCAAACGTAATAAAACGCAGAGAAGAAACGGCAGCAACACGTAGTTTGCACAACACCGCAAAGGTCATGGAAAACAACCCTACTTTAATGCGATTAAAAGAGCTAGAGGCACTAGAAAAGATTGCTGACAAAATAGAGAGCTTGACCGTCTACGGCGGGTTAGATGGGTTGATGAATAACGTGGTAAACCTTGGAGATCAGCAACAAAGGAGAGAAACGAATGTGTAA
- a CDS encoding DUF6702 family protein yields MRTWLFAGLSLVWITPAQAHKLKVSLATAKILPESGHIQIEYRFHMHDLEHAVVHLFNDTKNIYQDKKVQQQFSEYVYTHTSLRRINGQALALSEPTFEVDRKYFRVYQHAQYEKDAPLLGLQMRHGALRDIWPEQINLVNFRGLGPVKTLYFDKEDNWLKVQFDEQQPTSDKSGR; encoded by the coding sequence ATGAGAACTTGGCTTTTTGCCGGGCTCAGCTTAGTTTGGATAACACCAGCACAGGCACACAAGTTAAAAGTGTCTTTAGCGACAGCAAAAATATTGCCAGAGAGTGGACACATACAAATAGAATATCGATTTCATATGCACGACCTAGAGCATGCGGTAGTACATCTATTTAATGATACAAAAAATATTTATCAAGATAAAAAAGTACAGCAGCAATTTTCTGAGTATGTATACACTCATACGTCACTGAGACGTATAAATGGCCAAGCATTGGCTTTATCAGAACCCACGTTTGAAGTCGATCGAAAGTATTTTAGAGTGTATCAACATGCACAGTACGAAAAAGATGCGCCACTGCTAGGTTTACAAATGCGACATGGTGCTTTAAGAGATATATGGCCCGAACAAATCAACCTAGTTAATTTCAGAGGCTTGGGGCCCGTCAAAACACTGTATTTTGATAAAGAAGACAACTGGCTAAAAGTTCAATTTGATGAACAGCAGCCAACATCAGATAAATCAGGTCGTTAA
- a CDS encoding AAA family ATPase, with amino-acid sequence MRILTIEVKNLASLPEAHIDFNAAPLKNTGLFAITGETGAGKSTLLDAICLAFYGKTARLKSDSKNKVAFNGDEIKLSDPRHLLRRGTVSGHAQVKFMAQDGAQYTARWQVARARNKIDGRIKEAELILLDASGEQVLAQKSNAKQKLLQLIGLNFEQFTRAVLLAQHDFAAFLKANADERAQLLECLTATEQFSRVGKAIFEFHKQKSEALTSFKQKLGDIELLSDDELVLKQDQLTELQQQQNQLQVKAKELDLHLGWYTAKSKLEQQITALTSNLSDQEALLIDRSDELKRAYLAQLTQQIADNRIQAKQLKAHIARAQEDLKTLAAQDLQSDIAAQDSVVQVNIAQLSSAEALLEKHQPDIAKVRELDQVRSEHAKFAAQFKEQIAQQHVLEKQYVQSQQTLQAQLAALEAEKNQLDAKLRQSPKLISLCASWPQTFEVLQQYLREYSDRQALLTEQSALQAQHQAALQAVMQVQPQCVNIEQQVNAVQAEVNQLQHSLGELDYEKLQFQRSQLNKAQQALDQQHLLNNELVQLQAQIDGLRHQQHSAEAQRKDAEHQDELTRQQLNLTQENLHQVKLRASDNISALRGQLEHGKECMVCGATEHPYRVDHIDSHWQQLIRDFASQYQAAEKARQQTQARYHEVVSHLEQINGQLQAALQQKAQLMNKQQVNQAVLDELPESLRHVDQHTEQLRLIDEQLALYSELSKTQQQKFQVLQQSQQQLQTLQSSLTHHQQQLQAIEQSQTTLNQRDNELIQSCEQLSKRVAEVYDDEQWLTQFTNAPEPAINILSDQVNVLNTQQDHYAQVVKNIEQCIPQQQTTQALLDKVRLQLHNLNAQLNEHQQLSEHAEIQRSALLALDTTPERWHQQLQDGVSAIQQQVQSHKDKLAQLNKQHDEKVLRQAHLNQQVDEYQSTLEENQLRFLDWFAHAQQQHPVLTEVLVEELLDWQPAIWQPLIEQAKLLEQQRDTTKSQLAHVKSNLVDHLEHAKPERLLSEITTALNDINEQQAQLQTHIVTVSVALQAHRDNAEKLQSQQGVLQQMQADYEHWHLLNRLLGDATGKTMRNLAQTQTLKILLHYANHHLASLSRRYRLTVIGQSLEIAIIDRDMADEQRSVNTLSGGESFLVSLALALGLASLSSNQVQINSLFIDEGFGTLDPETLSVALDALDALQSQGRKVGVISHVAQMTERVATQIRIKKQSGGYSTVTTKES; translated from the coding sequence ATGAGGATCCTCACAATTGAGGTTAAAAACTTAGCCTCATTGCCAGAAGCGCACATTGACTTTAACGCTGCTCCTTTAAAAAATACCGGATTGTTTGCGATTACGGGTGAAACTGGAGCAGGTAAAAGCACTTTATTGGATGCCATTTGCCTTGCGTTTTACGGTAAAACTGCACGGCTGAAGTCTGATTCAAAGAATAAAGTCGCATTTAATGGCGATGAAATTAAGCTCAGCGACCCACGACACTTATTGCGAAGAGGCACCGTATCCGGTCATGCGCAGGTCAAGTTTATGGCGCAAGATGGCGCGCAATACACAGCGCGTTGGCAAGTAGCCCGTGCCCGAAATAAAATTGATGGTCGCATTAAAGAAGCGGAACTTATTTTATTGGATGCTTCTGGTGAACAGGTGTTGGCGCAAAAGTCTAATGCGAAGCAAAAGTTACTGCAATTAATTGGCTTAAACTTTGAACAATTTACTCGCGCAGTGTTGCTTGCTCAACACGACTTTGCCGCATTTTTAAAAGCCAATGCTGACGAGCGAGCACAATTGCTGGAGTGCTTGACTGCGACTGAACAGTTTAGCCGAGTCGGCAAAGCGATTTTTGAGTTTCATAAACAAAAATCTGAGGCGCTAACATCATTTAAACAAAAACTCGGTGACATTGAACTACTCAGTGATGATGAATTGGTACTAAAACAAGATCAATTGACAGAGTTACAGCAACAGCAAAATCAGTTGCAGGTAAAAGCAAAGGAGCTAGACCTGCATCTAGGGTGGTACACGGCTAAATCGAAATTAGAACAACAAATTACGGCTTTGACGAGCAACCTCTCGGATCAAGAGGCATTACTTATCGATCGCAGCGATGAATTAAAGCGTGCGTATTTAGCGCAGCTAACTCAGCAGATAGCAGATAATCGTATACAAGCGAAGCAATTAAAGGCGCATATAGCACGTGCACAAGAAGATTTAAAAACACTGGCAGCCCAAGATTTGCAAAGTGATATTGCAGCACAAGACAGTGTTGTGCAGGTCAATATTGCGCAGCTATCGAGTGCAGAAGCCTTGTTAGAAAAGCATCAGCCAGATATTGCAAAAGTCAGAGAACTTGATCAAGTACGTAGTGAACATGCCAAATTTGCAGCTCAATTTAAAGAGCAAATTGCACAGCAGCATGTATTAGAAAAGCAATACGTACAAAGCCAACAGACCCTGCAAGCGCAACTAGCAGCACTGGAAGCTGAAAAAAATCAGCTTGATGCGAAGCTAAGACAATCACCCAAACTAATATCTTTGTGTGCATCGTGGCCGCAAACTTTTGAAGTGCTTCAACAGTATTTACGCGAGTACAGTGACAGACAAGCGTTATTGACCGAGCAATCTGCACTCCAGGCGCAGCATCAGGCGGCACTTCAAGCTGTTATGCAAGTTCAGCCGCAGTGTGTAAATATCGAGCAGCAGGTGAATGCGGTTCAGGCGGAAGTGAATCAACTACAACATAGCTTGGGCGAATTAGATTATGAAAAATTGCAGTTTCAGCGCTCACAGTTAAATAAAGCGCAACAAGCGCTTGATCAGCAACATTTATTAAACAATGAACTAGTGCAGTTGCAGGCGCAAATTGATGGTCTTCGACATCAGCAGCATAGTGCAGAAGCGCAGAGAAAAGACGCTGAACATCAGGATGAGCTAACTCGTCAGCAGTTGAACTTAACGCAGGAAAATCTGCATCAAGTAAAGTTACGTGCCAGTGATAATATTAGTGCCTTACGCGGACAATTAGAGCATGGTAAAGAGTGTATGGTATGTGGTGCTACGGAGCATCCTTACCGTGTAGATCACATCGACAGCCACTGGCAGCAATTGATCCGAGACTTTGCTAGTCAATATCAGGCCGCAGAAAAAGCACGCCAGCAAACACAAGCTCGCTATCATGAGGTTGTGTCTCACCTTGAGCAAATTAATGGCCAGTTACAAGCTGCATTGCAACAAAAAGCACAGCTGATGAATAAACAGCAAGTTAATCAAGCAGTACTAGATGAATTGCCTGAATCACTTAGACACGTGGATCAACACACAGAGCAGCTGCGGCTAATTGATGAGCAGTTAGCTTTGTACAGTGAGCTGAGTAAAACTCAGCAGCAGAAATTTCAAGTACTACAACAAAGTCAACAGCAGCTTCAAACTTTACAGAGTAGTTTGACACATCATCAGCAGCAGCTTCAGGCTATTGAGCAATCACAAACGACATTAAATCAAAGGGATAATGAGCTCATTCAATCTTGCGAGCAATTGAGCAAAAGAGTTGCTGAAGTTTACGATGATGAACAGTGGCTTACACAGTTTACGAATGCGCCTGAACCTGCCATCAATATACTGTCTGATCAAGTGAATGTGCTCAATACTCAACAAGATCACTATGCGCAGGTCGTTAAAAATATTGAGCAGTGCATACCCCAGCAACAAACTACGCAAGCTCTACTCGATAAAGTAAGGCTGCAATTACACAACTTAAATGCACAATTGAATGAGCATCAACAGCTTTCTGAGCATGCAGAGATACAGCGTAGTGCATTGTTGGCATTGGATACGACGCCAGAGCGGTGGCACCAGCAGCTGCAAGATGGAGTTTCTGCTATACAGCAACAAGTCCAATCTCACAAAGATAAACTTGCTCAATTAAATAAGCAGCATGACGAGAAAGTACTGCGGCAGGCCCATTTGAACCAGCAGGTAGACGAATACCAGAGCACCTTAGAAGAAAACCAACTGCGATTTTTAGATTGGTTTGCGCATGCACAACAGCAACATCCCGTACTGACCGAAGTTTTGGTTGAAGAACTGTTAGATTGGCAGCCTGCGATATGGCAGCCTTTGATAGAGCAAGCCAAGTTGCTTGAACAGCAGCGTGATACTACGAAATCACAGTTGGCGCATGTTAAAAGTAACTTAGTTGACCACTTAGAGCACGCTAAACCTGAGCGCTTACTTTCAGAAATAACGACTGCACTGAACGATATTAATGAGCAACAGGCTCAGTTGCAAACACATATCGTCACCGTATCTGTGGCATTGCAAGCTCATCGAGATAACGCCGAAAAGCTCCAGTCTCAGCAAGGTGTGTTACAGCAAATGCAAGCTGATTATGAGCATTGGCATTTATTAAATCGATTGTTGGGTGATGCGACAGGTAAAACAATGCGTAATTTGGCTCAAACGCAAACTTTGAAGATTTTACTGCATTATGCCAATCATCATCTAGCTAGTTTGTCGCGCCGTTACCGCCTTACCGTGATTGGTCAGTCGTTGGAAATTGCGATTATCGACCGTGACATGGCTGATGAGCAACGTAGTGTAAACACTTTGTCTGGAGGTGAGTCGTTTCTAGTGTCGCTTGCGTTGGCATTGGGGTTAGCATCGTTGTCTTCTAACCAAGTGCAAATTAATTCTCTTTTTATAGATGAAGGGTTTGGCACACTCGATCCAGAAACATTGAGTGTGGCGTTGGATGCACTGGATGCTCTGCAGTCACAAGGCAGAAAAGTGGGCGTGATCTCTCATGTGGCGCAAATGACAGAACGAGTTGCAACACAAATTAGGATTAAAAAACAGTCCGGTGGTTATTCTACTGTGACAACAAAGGAAAGTTAA
- the rtcR gene encoding RNA repair transcriptional activator RtcR: MKEVVAVSLLGTQLDFVGKRVDRWHRWRPNVSLVSQENLIINKLYLLHGSRSLRLAHNVAVDMETVSPETSVQLVEVNFDDPWDFGEVYAKLYDFCQTIEFDLDHQEYLFHITTGTHVAQICSYLLTESRQFPGRLVQTSPDPSNDNKSVGQLHTIDLDLSKYDQLAQRFDIERQQGESFLKGGIETKNVAFNRLISQVEKVAIRSSAPILLMGPTGAGKSQLADRIYQLKKQRNTLQGDLVVVNCATLKGENAMAALFGHTKGAFTGALQAREGFLKAANKGLLFLDEVGELGLEEQAMLLHAIENKKFYPVGSDQESHSHFQLIAGTNRDLSACVADGSFREDLLARINLWTYHLPALKDRREDIDANIDFELDKYSQEHGRRVRFNKEARLAYLKFAHSELATWQGNFRDLGSSMIRLATLADTSRISATDVTDEIARLKSDWQIHQPNKHSSCLISILSDEQIAHLDAFDRQQLEYVVTVCLQSPSMAAAGRVLFDVSRTQKATINDSSRLQKYLAKFGIKWRDIAAFK, encoded by the coding sequence GTGAAGGAAGTTGTAGCAGTAAGTTTGTTAGGCACTCAGTTAGATTTTGTGGGTAAGCGGGTTGATCGTTGGCACCGTTGGCGGCCAAATGTATCCTTGGTGAGCCAAGAAAACCTCATTATTAATAAGCTGTATTTATTGCATGGTTCGCGCAGTCTGCGGCTTGCTCATAATGTCGCGGTGGACATGGAAACGGTATCGCCTGAAACATCCGTACAATTGGTTGAGGTTAACTTTGATGATCCATGGGATTTTGGTGAGGTGTATGCCAAATTGTATGACTTTTGCCAAACGATTGAGTTTGATTTAGACCATCAGGAGTACTTGTTTCATATTACAACCGGGACGCATGTGGCGCAGATCTGTAGCTATCTGCTCACCGAGAGTCGCCAATTTCCAGGTAGATTAGTACAAACATCTCCTGATCCAAGCAATGACAATAAATCTGTCGGTCAATTGCATACTATAGACTTAGATCTGTCTAAGTATGATCAGTTAGCGCAGCGGTTTGATATTGAGCGCCAACAGGGTGAGAGTTTTCTTAAAGGCGGTATAGAAACAAAAAACGTAGCGTTTAACCGTTTAATTTCTCAAGTAGAAAAAGTGGCGATACGCTCAAGTGCGCCAATTTTACTGATGGGCCCAACTGGTGCTGGAAAAAGCCAATTGGCTGACCGGATTTATCAATTGAAGAAGCAGCGTAATACCCTTCAAGGCGACTTAGTTGTGGTTAACTGTGCGACTTTAAAGGGTGAAAATGCCATGGCGGCGTTATTCGGTCATACTAAGGGGGCGTTTACGGGCGCGTTGCAAGCACGTGAAGGGTTTTTAAAAGCGGCGAATAAGGGGTTGTTGTTTCTTGATGAGGTTGGAGAGCTGGGGTTAGAGGAACAAGCAATGTTGCTTCATGCAATTGAAAATAAAAAGTTCTACCCTGTTGGTAGCGATCAAGAGAGCCACAGCCATTTTCAATTAATTGCTGGCACCAATCGAGATTTAAGCGCGTGTGTTGCTGATGGTTCTTTTAGAGAGGATTTATTGGCCCGTATCAATTTATGGACTTATCACTTGCCTGCTCTGAAGGATCGGCGTGAAGATATCGATGCCAATATAGACTTTGAGTTGGATAAATATAGCCAAGAGCATGGCCGTCGCGTTCGCTTCAATAAGGAAGCGCGTTTAGCATATCTTAAATTTGCCCACAGTGAGCTGGCAACTTGGCAAGGTAACTTTAGAGATCTGGGATCGTCAATGATCCGCCTTGCTACGCTTGCTGACACTTCTAGGATCAGCGCGACTGATGTGACTGACGAAATTGCGAGACTAAAAAGTGATTGGCAAATACATCAGCCTAATAAGCACAGTTCTTGCTTAATTTCTATTCTGAGCGACGAGCAAATCGCACATTTAGATGCATTTGATCGCCAACAATTAGAGTATGTCGTCACCGTTTGTTTGCAAAGCCCTAGTATGGCAGCTGCGGGACGCGTGCTATTTGATGTCAGTAGAACTCAAAAAGCCACCATCAACGATTCCAGCAGATTGCAAAAGTACTTAGCAAAGTTTGGCATTAAGTGGCGAGATATTGCAGCCTTCAAATAG
- a CDS encoding class I SAM-dependent methyltransferase codes for MPTFTGDEALSYDKRIGKLVPGYELLHHTTAAQLSVILEKEATLLVVGAGTGKEVIELAKLNAHWRFIAQDVSADMLSIADQNFTNLGLNDRVTIHHGPLEDVTYQADAALCILVMHFVKDDGGKAALLKQISTNLRPNGYLFLADLMLPDTSFERAAQLQYCQTELGLSEAGAKTMRSNFQETFYPVDNARLTELAHQAGFGSPTSYFKALGFSAYTIAKLP; via the coding sequence ATGCCGACATTCACAGGTGACGAAGCCCTGAGCTATGACAAACGAATTGGCAAACTGGTGCCAGGCTATGAGCTATTGCACCATACTACCGCCGCGCAGCTAAGTGTGATACTTGAAAAAGAAGCGACTCTGCTTGTAGTGGGGGCTGGTACAGGAAAAGAAGTCATTGAACTTGCAAAGCTCAATGCTCATTGGCGTTTCATAGCGCAAGATGTTTCAGCGGATATGCTCAGTATTGCAGATCAAAATTTTACTAACTTGGGACTCAATGACAGAGTGACCATTCATCATGGTCCACTTGAAGACGTGACTTATCAAGCAGATGCCGCTTTATGTATTTTGGTTATGCATTTTGTGAAAGACGATGGTGGTAAAGCTGCGCTCTTGAAGCAAATTAGTACGAACTTACGCCCTAATGGGTATCTGTTTTTAGCCGATCTTATGCTACCCGATACAAGCTTTGAACGTGCGGCCCAATTGCAGTATTGCCAAACTGAACTGGGGCTATCAGAAGCGGGTGCGAAGACTATGCGAAGTAATTTTCAAGAAACATTTTACCCGGTAGACAATGCTCGATTAACTGAATTGGCTCACCAAGCTGGATTTGGCTCCCCTACTTCCTATTTCAAGGCACTAGGCTTTAGCGCCTATACGATTGCTAAACTTCCCTGA
- a CDS encoding metallophosphoesterase produces MRVVSILCGILLLASCSSPKPIKKAEVITAYSMLAPSKSGETLIYVRAIIPGVQSTDQVCPLLESESGERRQMKIRAFHPGKNFPITVCESAVQAGIAYQVGGTELQFDAMTLNPKRIQVYGDSGCKSHVCDGNGPAEPFKTLISQGAKRDVDLILHMGDYNYRGTSGSISKGVYAYDAGDGGYGGKTCGLEETYYSQNAQGSPKPDTWRAWRADFFSAADAILTKAPWVFARGNHELCSRAGPGWFYFFGPGSGLDQGITQRACPTQGKFSQPLTSAASAIAMIDPYMLKLEKLNIWVQDSANACDDRFSNALTAQYQSQYESLQKFASKNPEQPIWTVTHRPLWGVNNVATDNTLNIMLQRALADTPLGHLPQQVALALSGHMHIYQSLSFDKQYKRPPQIVIGNSGVSMSEELPYTSFEAVVDGLEANGNEQAKFGFLELELDRYSGWYGRFFDEQGEAFLRCDSQFSARDEQVCQ; encoded by the coding sequence ATGCGAGTTGTGAGTATATTGTGTGGGATTTTGCTACTGGCCAGTTGCAGTAGCCCTAAGCCAATAAAAAAAGCTGAAGTGATCACGGCTTATTCAATGCTGGCCCCTAGCAAATCAGGTGAAACACTGATTTATGTGCGTGCCATCATTCCGGGTGTTCAGAGTACAGATCAAGTCTGCCCTTTACTTGAAAGCGAAAGTGGAGAGCGCAGACAGATGAAAATCCGTGCTTTCCACCCCGGTAAAAACTTTCCAATTACGGTGTGTGAATCTGCCGTGCAGGCCGGTATTGCATATCAGGTAGGCGGCACCGAACTGCAGTTTGATGCAATGACACTCAACCCTAAGCGTATTCAGGTTTATGGTGACTCTGGCTGTAAATCACATGTATGTGATGGCAATGGGCCTGCGGAGCCGTTTAAAACCTTGATTTCCCAAGGAGCTAAGCGTGATGTTGACCTTATTTTACACATGGGGGATTACAATTATAGAGGCACCAGTGGCAGCATCAGTAAAGGCGTTTATGCGTACGATGCGGGTGATGGAGGGTATGGCGGAAAAACCTGTGGGTTAGAGGAAACATATTATAGTCAAAATGCGCAAGGCAGCCCAAAACCAGATACTTGGCGCGCTTGGCGTGCTGATTTTTTTAGCGCTGCCGATGCGATTCTGACCAAGGCTCCTTGGGTGTTCGCAAGAGGGAATCATGAATTGTGTAGCCGCGCAGGGCCTGGCTGGTTTTACTTTTTTGGCCCAGGTTCTGGCTTGGATCAAGGCATAACTCAACGCGCATGTCCTACACAAGGAAAGTTTTCGCAGCCTCTAACTTCAGCTGCCTCAGCCATTGCGATGATAGATCCATATATGTTGAAGCTAGAAAAGCTTAATATTTGGGTACAGGATTCAGCTAATGCATGTGATGATCGGTTTTCAAATGCGTTAACGGCGCAATATCAGAGTCAGTACGAGTCTCTACAGAAGTTTGCGAGCAAAAACCCTGAACAGCCGATTTGGACGGTAACACACAGGCCGCTGTGGGGGGTGAACAATGTAGCAACTGACAATACGTTAAATATTATGTTGCAGCGGGCGCTAGCTGACACACCGCTTGGACATCTTCCGCAACAAGTCGCTTTGGCATTATCGGGTCATATGCATATTTATCAGTCATTGAGTTTTGATAAGCAATACAAACGTCCACCACAAATAGTGATTGGAAATAGTGGGGTTAGTATGAGCGAGGAGCTACCCTATACGAGCTTTGAGGCTGTTGTCGATGGGTTAGAAGCCAATGGCAACGAACAAGCCAAGTTTGGCTTTTTAGAACTGGAATTAGATCGTTATTCTGGATGGTATGGACGCTTTTTCGATGAGCAAGGTGAAGCATTTTTACGCTGTGACTCGCAGTTTTCTGCACGCGATGAGCAAGTTTGTCAGTGA
- a CDS encoding exonuclease SbcCD subunit D: protein MKVVHTSDWHLGQQFYEHNRFEEHQAFLNWLIQELVEVDADLLVVSGDVYHTATPPAAAEQQLYTFIKHAKSVLPHIHIVIIAGNHDSANRIETAKPLLQQFDTHVVGRYNKHAPEDVVKRIETRAGAVYVVAMPFLRSADIAHVDTDDSGYAQAVQQAYHQAYEQIHDTTMPVVTLGHLHAKGGDISSDSERNITIGGFDSIHADVFGSTSDYVALGHLHKAQKVANNDAIRYSGTPFPMSFSERNYQHQVLLVEFSGKQVLEITPRYVPRHKQVILLPEKGGATLAALCQAIQDLKLPTDATAPKPYLRLRLNANETDSQFRHKIEQALIGKHVHFCGIERVSQSTDHESAVLFEDLSKVNELAPLTLLELAYKEQIDKESALPQELQACLETVLVSLNEQGDL from the coding sequence ATGAAGGTTGTACACACGTCAGACTGGCACCTCGGTCAACAATTTTACGAACATAATCGTTTTGAAGAACATCAGGCTTTTTTAAATTGGCTTATTCAAGAGCTAGTCGAAGTTGATGCTGATCTGCTTGTCGTCAGCGGTGATGTTTACCATACAGCTACCCCGCCAGCGGCTGCTGAGCAACAGTTATATACATTTATAAAGCATGCGAAGTCAGTTTTACCACACATTCATATTGTGATTATTGCGGGCAACCATGACTCCGCCAACCGTATTGAAACCGCAAAGCCATTATTACAGCAATTTGATACACATGTTGTTGGCAGATATAACAAACATGCACCTGAAGATGTCGTCAAACGGATCGAAACGCGCGCCGGTGCCGTGTATGTGGTGGCGATGCCTTTTTTACGCAGCGCTGATATAGCGCATGTGGATACAGATGATTCAGGTTATGCACAAGCGGTGCAGCAGGCGTATCACCAAGCATATGAGCAGATCCATGATACAACCATGCCAGTAGTCACTTTGGGTCATTTACACGCTAAAGGTGGAGACATTTCTTCAGATTCTGAGCGCAATATAACCATTGGTGGGTTTGATTCTATTCATGCTGATGTTTTTGGGAGCACCTCTGATTATGTGGCGCTTGGCCACTTGCATAAAGCACAAAAAGTAGCTAACAACGATGCGATTCGATACAGCGGTACACCTTTTCCTATGTCATTTTCTGAGCGCAACTATCAACATCAAGTACTACTGGTAGAGTTTTCTGGAAAGCAAGTATTAGAGATCACCCCAAGATATGTGCCCAGACATAAGCAAGTCATCTTATTGCCAGAGAAAGGTGGGGCAACATTAGCAGCGCTCTGCCAAGCGATTCAAGATTTAAAGTTGCCTACGGATGCTACTGCGCCCAAACCTTATTTAAGGTTACGGTTGAACGCCAATGAAACCGACAGCCAATTTCGTCACAAAATTGAACAGGCATTGATTGGTAAACACGTCCATTTTTGCGGCATTGAGCGTGTCTCGCAATCTACAGACCATGAAAGCGCTGTGTTGTTTGAGGACTTAAGTAAAGTCAATGAGCTTGCCCCTCTTACTTTGTTAGAGTTGGCTTATAAAGAACAAATTGATAAGGAATCTGCGTTGCCACAAGAACTACAAGCGTGCTTAGAAACAGTATTGGTTTCATTAAATGAGCAAGGAGATTTATGA